A genomic segment from Candidatus Brocadia sinica JPN1 encodes:
- a CDS encoding electron-transfer flavoprotein:ubiquinone oxidoreductase codes for MIQEKDYTHVSILVVGAGPGGLAAAIAAKSVHKDADVVILEKGESLGDHNLSGAVLETAALKRLLDEASHDWLSMEGAGHIMEREVKDDDVCFLLGKKFVVNISLLIKFGKKLGLSFGEMDNSGDHIVSISKLTRFLGKIAISLGIEVYTGFGVKEILYDQTKKEVTGVKLVDQGLDKKGHPQPNYRKGETITADIIILAEGADGLVTEDLVVKAGLKRQINQVFSVGVKEIIRVSKERYESFGNNRVVHTLGYPLWFPLFGPDIFGGGFAYSYGDNQIAVGIIAGADWKYCNFNPQKALEDFKRHAFIRQFIEGSEIIEAGVKMIPEGGYYALPRYVQLSANSNTINTIGYKNVMVVGDSAGFVNMHKIKGLHNAIESGLLAGKASIQCLNDSNKAAEVYTHLLEQNSVMTEMKSARNFRAIIAKFGSTFGFPFSIIGKFLPRFGMERDFKAMTSARFKYDIPGKFDKATFVALAGTKHREDQPAHLSILDQNFCINTCDRFFDRACITFCPGGVYEQIGNDTLPANPSNCIHCKTCQRKCPFDNIRWTVPEGGGGPRYKQM; via the coding sequence ATGATACAAGAAAAAGATTATACACACGTTTCAATCCTGGTTGTTGGCGCCGGACCTGGTGGCCTGGCTGCTGCGATTGCCGCTAAAAGTGTTCATAAGGATGCAGATGTCGTGATTTTGGAAAAGGGAGAGTCGCTTGGTGATCACAATCTGTCTGGCGCTGTTCTGGAAACGGCCGCACTAAAGCGCTTGCTTGACGAAGCCAGCCATGATTGGCTTAGCATGGAGGGGGCTGGTCATATCATGGAAAGGGAGGTGAAAGATGATGACGTGTGCTTCCTCCTGGGGAAAAAATTTGTCGTCAACATCTCGCTGCTCATCAAGTTTGGCAAGAAATTGGGATTATCATTTGGTGAAATGGACAACAGTGGTGATCATATTGTTTCCATAAGCAAGTTGACAAGATTCCTTGGGAAAATTGCCATCTCACTGGGTATTGAAGTTTATACAGGCTTTGGTGTGAAGGAAATATTATATGATCAAACCAAGAAAGAGGTTACTGGAGTAAAACTTGTTGATCAGGGTCTTGACAAAAAGGGGCATCCACAACCCAATTACCGTAAAGGAGAGACGATTACCGCGGATATTATCATCCTTGCAGAAGGAGCGGATGGTCTTGTTACTGAAGATCTGGTTGTAAAGGCTGGTCTAAAACGCCAGATCAATCAGGTATTTTCGGTTGGCGTGAAAGAAATCATCCGCGTGAGTAAAGAGCGCTATGAATCGTTCGGCAATAACCGGGTGGTTCATACTCTGGGTTATCCGTTGTGGTTTCCCCTATTTGGCCCCGATATCTTTGGTGGTGGATTTGCGTACAGCTATGGTGATAACCAGATTGCCGTTGGCATTATTGCGGGAGCGGACTGGAAGTATTGTAACTTTAATCCGCAAAAGGCCCTGGAAGATTTTAAACGTCATGCGTTTATCCGTCAGTTCATTGAAGGCAGCGAAATAATTGAAGCCGGTGTAAAAATGATCCCCGAAGGGGGTTATTATGCATTGCCCCGTTACGTACAATTAAGCGCCAATAGCAATACGATAAATACCATCGGTTACAAGAATGTGATGGTAGTTGGCGACAGCGCTGGATTCGTGAATATGCATAAGATCAAGGGACTCCACAACGCCATTGAATCCGGATTACTTGCTGGCAAGGCATCAATTCAGTGTCTCAACGATTCTAACAAGGCTGCTGAAGTCTACACTCACCTGTTAGAACAAAATTCAGTAATGACTGAGATGAAGTCAGCCAGAAATTTTCGTGCAATAATCGCAAAATTTGGTTCAACGTTCGGTTTCCCATTTTCGATTATTGGCAAGTTCTTACCCAGGTTTGGCATGGAAAGAGACTTTAAGGCCATGACCTCAGCCAGGTTCAAATATGATATTCCAGGCAAATTTGACAAGGCGACGTTTGTCGCACTAGCTGGTACGAAGCACAGGGAAGACCAACCCGCGCATCTCAGTATTTTAGACCAAAATTTTTGTATCAATACGTGCGATCGCTTTTTTGACCGGGCATGCATAACGTTTTGTCCCGGAGGTGTCTATGAGCAGATTGGGAATGATACCCTTCCGGCAAATCCTTCGAATTGTATCCACTGCAAGACCTGCCAAAGGAAGTGTCCGTTTGATAATATCAGATGGACTGTGCCAGAGGGTGGTGGCGGTCCCAGATACAAACAGATGTAA
- a CDS encoding FAD-binding protein: protein MSNYIVLVKQVPDVTQITGNALDPETGTLKRGVLPSVINKLDTDALAFASKMRQISPGKIVCLTMGPPMAKDILIYSLTRCADSAVLLTDKALGGADTPATANPLAYAIRRIVRDMFSGNDDYAVIAGMQSVDGDTAQVPPQVAEELQIPCIAYATDVEFIDDKFRIKKIVAGGNQWVIPKTFPYVITIANYEYPLFASFQRSRWANKFTVTNWSAEDIKPTLFGANGSKTRVIRVFPPPKSARKNKQIFTIDEFVTELMMDYKKGGFHSAFETEGTDYVLPSKRAGDPFNRDYEFTDKEMTLFKKVAQALSKLGVIDVHQLHESLVDKIQELLGEKTPKRMILEMFEGYKITQPAYAGDVWVIAEHDGEKTIDVTSELLGKANSLAKSLQVKVGAVIAGHTCRHMSDGLVAAGADDVHVIEDELLKEFRPVPYRKVIAEVIEKHNPQIVLFGATPQGRVLAPMVAYRLGCGLTADCTGLDIRDNTRRGAIAILMQTRPALGGNVMATICTINSQIQMATARPGVMKRMKPEPSRKGNIIEHRAALSESDIDFDIVSTELSGGSAKLTTADVIVSGGKGLRNRDTYNKLVSDLSIALQEKLHCQVERGASRAAVEHGFIDRIHQVGQTGTAVSPKLYIALGISGAIQHLIGIENAGIIVAVNSDPQAPIFKHSDYYIIGNAEEIVPKIIEALR, encoded by the coding sequence ATGAGTAATTATATTGTTCTCGTCAAACAGGTTCCCGACGTAACCCAAATTACCGGCAATGCCTTAGATCCTGAAACCGGCACCCTTAAACGTGGCGTTTTGCCCAGCGTTATCAACAAACTTGATACAGATGCACTGGCGTTTGCCAGCAAGATGAGACAGATTTCACCAGGAAAGATTGTTTGTCTCACCATGGGTCCGCCCATGGCAAAAGATATCTTGATATATTCATTGACCAGGTGTGCCGACTCTGCGGTGCTTCTTACCGATAAGGCGCTAGGAGGGGCGGATACCCCTGCGACGGCTAATCCATTGGCCTATGCAATACGACGGATCGTGAGGGACATGTTTAGCGGCAATGATGATTATGCAGTGATAGCAGGAATGCAATCGGTTGATGGCGATACCGCACAGGTTCCACCACAGGTAGCTGAGGAATTGCAGATACCCTGTATTGCATATGCCACGGATGTAGAATTCATTGACGATAAGTTCCGGATTAAGAAAATCGTTGCTGGTGGTAATCAGTGGGTAATCCCTAAAACATTCCCTTACGTGATAACGATTGCCAATTATGAATATCCGTTGTTTGCATCATTTCAGAGGTCGCGATGGGCCAACAAATTTACCGTTACTAATTGGTCTGCCGAGGATATAAAACCCACTTTATTCGGCGCCAATGGCTCAAAGACACGTGTGATAAGGGTCTTTCCGCCGCCAAAGAGCGCCAGGAAAAATAAACAGATTTTTACTATTGATGAATTTGTTACTGAATTAATGATGGATTATAAAAAAGGCGGTTTCCATAGTGCTTTTGAAACAGAAGGGACAGATTATGTACTTCCGTCAAAAAGAGCGGGCGACCCATTTAACCGCGATTATGAATTTACTGATAAGGAAATGACATTATTTAAAAAAGTTGCACAAGCGCTTTCCAAGCTGGGAGTAATCGATGTACATCAGCTTCATGAGTCGCTGGTCGATAAGATTCAAGAGCTTCTTGGCGAAAAAACGCCCAAACGGATGATCCTGGAAATGTTTGAAGGATACAAGATTACGCAACCGGCTTACGCGGGCGATGTTTGGGTAATTGCGGAACATGATGGTGAAAAGACGATTGATGTTACATCAGAACTCCTTGGTAAGGCCAATAGCCTGGCAAAATCTTTACAGGTAAAGGTTGGCGCTGTGATTGCGGGACATACATGCAGGCATATGTCGGATGGACTCGTTGCCGCTGGCGCTGATGATGTTCATGTAATTGAAGATGAACTCCTGAAGGAATTCAGGCCTGTGCCGTATAGAAAAGTTATTGCCGAGGTGATAGAAAAACACAATCCACAGATTGTCTTATTTGGCGCTACTCCTCAGGGAAGAGTCCTGGCGCCCATGGTTGCTTATCGCCTCGGTTGCGGATTGACAGCAGATTGTACTGGATTAGACATCAGAGATAATACAAGGCGAGGCGCTATTGCAATATTGATGCAGACCCGTCCGGCATTGGGCGGTAACGTCATGGCTACCATATGCACCATAAATTCACAAATACAAATGGCAACAGCCAGGCCGGGGGTCATGAAAAGAATGAAACCGGAACCTTCGAGAAAGGGGAATATTATAGAGCACAGGGCTGCCCTTTCGGAATCGGATATTGATTTTGATATTGTCAGTACAGAATTGAGTGGTGGAAGTGCAAAACTTACTACCGCGGATGTAATTGTGTCGGGTGGCAAGGGCCTGAGGAATAGAGATACTTATAATAAGCTTGTGAGTGATTTGTCCATAGCGCTGCAGGAAAAACTTCATTGTCAGGTCGAGCGTGGGGCGTCCCGGGCAGCCGTAGAGCATGGATTTATTGACCGTATCCATCAGGTCGGGCAAACGGGAACCGCTGTTAGTCCCAAGCTGTACATTGCTCTTGGAATTTCAGGTGCCATTCAGCACTTAATCGGTATTGAAAATGCCGGCATAATTGTGGCCGTCAATTCCGATCCACAGGCACCCATATTCAAGCACTCAGATTACTATATCATCGGGAATGCAGAGGAGATCGTACCCAAAATCATTGAGGCCTTAAGATGA
- a CDS encoding antitoxin family protein: MTKTIQAVFEHGVLRPLEPIEGIRENTEVEITIAFKQKEVSPILRFAGILSEEEANRMLKVVEEEFERVNPDEWKD; the protein is encoded by the coding sequence ATGACAAAAACTATCCAGGCAGTATTTGAACATGGTGTATTAAGACCATTAGAACCAATTGAGGGAATAAGGGAAAATACAGAGGTTGAAATAACTATTGCTTTTAAGCAAAAGGAGGTGTCTCCTATCCTAAGATTTGCTGGGATATTAAGTGAAGAAGAGGCAAACAGGATGCTAAAAGTAGTGGAAGAGGAATTTGAAAGGGTAAATCCGGATGAATGGAAGGATTAG
- a CDS encoding type II toxin-antitoxin system VapC family toxin, which translates to MNGRISLDTNIVIRLFKNDPEITRTLAVVSTLCLPVPVIAEILFTTRNSSRQKENLKIYNEFIDVCDVLNITRKTANHYSSIRLELKQKGRPIPENDLWIASICREHNLPLLTGDAHFDNINDLRVIKL; encoded by the coding sequence ATGAATGGAAGGATTAGCCTTGATACAAATATTGTAATACGGTTATTTAAAAATGATCCTGAAATTACTAGGACGCTTGCTGTCGTATCAACCCTTTGTCTTCCGGTGCCTGTAATAGCCGAAATCCTCTTTACTACCAGAAACTCGTCCCGCCAAAAAGAAAACCTGAAAATCTACAATGAATTTATTGATGTCTGCGATGTGTTAAATATTACACGGAAAACAGCTAATCACTATAGTTCCATAAGACTAGAATTAAAGCAGAAAGGCCGTCCTATTCCTGAAAATGATTTATGGATTGCATCAATCTGTAGAGAACACAATTTACCTCTTCTTACAGGAGATGCACATTTTGATAATATAAACGATTTAAGGGTAATTAAATTATAG
- a CDS encoding restriction endonuclease subunit S: MGCEGWKKYIFSEFVQINPSVRLESTREYSFVEMRDLNERSKFVYPSTKRKLSGGAKFQNGDTLFARITPCLENGKICQVKGLESGVGFGSTEFLVFRSKEGVSDSDFVFYLSRYTEVRRFAEQNMLGTSGRQRVTWDTFDNLELELPPLPTQRRIASILSALDNKIELNLQTNQTLEAIAQAIYKEWFVDFRFPHSPLEGYPKGGVDSSLHPYMNGEVNSLQTTPTSLAPWQKNSLFPFWTLPKKPHIARAGKRTEKTRNFIRSCILENF, encoded by the coding sequence ATGGGTTGTGAAGGTTGGAAAAAATATATATTTTCTGAGTTTGTTCAAATAAATCCCTCTGTAAGGCTTGAGAGCACAAGAGAATATTCGTTTGTGGAAATGAGAGATTTGAATGAAAGAAGCAAATTTGTTTATCCTTCAACAAAACGGAAATTGTCTGGTGGTGCTAAATTTCAAAATGGCGATACTTTGTTTGCAAGAATTACCCCTTGCCTAGAGAATGGAAAAATATGTCAAGTAAAAGGACTAGAAAGTGGTGTTGGATTTGGTTCTACTGAGTTTTTAGTTTTCCGTAGTAAAGAAGGTGTCTCTGATAGTGATTTTGTTTTTTATCTATCACGATATACAGAAGTAAGGCGGTTTGCAGAACAAAATATGCTTGGTACCTCTGGAAGACAGAGAGTTACTTGGGATACTTTTGACAACTTAGAGCTTGAACTTCCACCTCTTCCTACCCAACGCCGCATTGCTTCTATCCTTTCCGCGCTTGACAACAAAATCGAACTCAACCTTCAGACGAATCAGACGTTGGAGGCAATTGCCCAGGCGATATACAAGGAGTGGTTTGTGGATTTCCGCTTCCCCCATTCCCCTCTTGAGGGGTACCCGAAGGGTGGGGTGGATTCCTCTCTTCATCCATACATGAATGGCGAGGTAAATTCCTTGCAGACAACGCCAACCTCTCTCGCACCATGGCAAAAAAACTCACTTTTCCCGTTCTGGACTTTGCCAAAAAAACCGCACATTGCAAGAGCGGGCAAAAGAACTGAGAAAACAAGGAATTTTATCAGAAGTTGTATTTTGGAAAACTTTTAA
- a CDS encoding DUF559 domain-containing protein yields MQERAKELRKQGILSEVVFWKTFKDKKKLGWDIDRQVIIGNFIVDFFIPELGLVFEIDGSSHNDKQEYDQERDAFLSSLQLKVVRISGKDVLGNIGGVWSFVTRSIKERVEELSPPRPSGTPQEGNKCEMQDSELGPIPKGWRVVTFEDELEAERGLSYKGRGLATSDAVPMHNLNSVYEGGGYKFEGIKYYSGEYKEKHIVQPGDLIIANTEQGHKYLLIGYPAIVPYVFGDVGIYSHHIYRLRPKPHSYLTSDFLYQLLLRLEIRKQVVGFANGTTVNMLKIEGLQKPKFVLPPRYLVSKFSDLAASIRLRQEENIKQSTTLSAVRDALLPKLMSGEIGV; encoded by the coding sequence TTGCAAGAGCGGGCAAAAGAACTGAGAAAACAAGGAATTTTATCAGAAGTTGTATTTTGGAAAACTTTTAAAGACAAAAAAAAGCTTGGTTGGGATATCGATAGACAAGTTATTATTGGCAATTTTATTGTAGATTTTTTCATTCCGGAACTTGGACTTGTATTTGAGATTGACGGCTCAAGCCATAACGATAAACAGGAATATGACCAGGAACGCGATGCCTTTTTATCTTCATTACAATTAAAAGTTGTCAGGATTTCTGGCAAAGATGTGCTTGGGAATATTGGAGGCGTTTGGAGTTTTGTGACAAGGTCGATCAAAGAGAGAGTTGAAGAGTTGAGTCCACCCCGCCCTTCGGGCACCCCTCAAGAGGGGAATAAATGCGAAATGCAGGACAGTGAACTTGGCCCTATTCCGAAGGGGTGGAGAGTTGTTACATTTGAAGACGAGTTGGAAGCAGAAAGAGGGTTGAGTTATAAGGGCAGGGGATTGGCAACAAGTGATGCGGTGCCAATGCATAACTTGAATTCGGTTTACGAAGGTGGTGGCTACAAATTCGAGGGCATTAAGTATTACTCGGGTGAATACAAGGAAAAGCACATTGTTCAACCAGGGGATTTGATTATTGCAAATACAGAGCAAGGGCATAAATACTTGTTGATAGGATATCCCGCAATCGTTCCTTATGTGTTTGGAGACGTTGGGATTTATAGCCATCATATTTATCGGTTAAGACCAAAACCACATTCTTATTTAACATCGGACTTTTTGTATCAATTACTCTTGCGACTGGAAATTAGAAAGCAAGTTGTTGGCTTTGCAAACGGCACAACTGTAAATATGCTTAAGATTGAAGGATTGCAAAAGCCAAAATTCGTCTTGCCACCAAGATATCTGGTCTCGAAATTTTCTGATTTAGCTGCAAGTATTCGATTAAGGCAAGAAGAAAACATCAAACAATCCACCACCCTTTCCGCCGTCCGTGATGCGTTATTACCAAAATTGATGAGTGGCGAGATAGGAGTATGA
- a CDS encoding IS110 family transposase yields MDIINKCCCGLDVHKEKVVACLRKIGSDGKCHTEKRTYLTVTKELLALSDWMASEGVTHVAMESTGVYWKPIWNILEGGFTVLLVNARHIKQVPGRKTDMKDCEWIAQLLQHGLLNPSFVSSTPIRELRDLTRHRAKVIGERAAVANRIQKTLEDANIKLASVATDVMGVSGRTMLKAIISGQEDPKVLANLAQRRLREKIPQLKLALEGRVTGHHRFMLETLLDQWEYLESLVKRLDDRIEEVMRPFEESVELLKGIPGVEQRTAENLIAEIGNNMAQFPSAEHLASWAGMCPGNNESAGKRKSGATPKGNRWLRRTLNQSTWAASHTKNTYLSAQYRRLASRRGKKRAIVAVGHTILTIVYHMLKHRVSYHELGNNYFDHLNSENLKRYLVKRLEKLGHKVTLEPLKEVA; encoded by the coding sequence ATGGATATCATTAATAAATGTTGTTGTGGGCTGGATGTCCACAAGGAAAAGGTGGTAGCGTGCCTGAGAAAGATCGGCAGTGATGGCAAGTGCCACACAGAGAAACGGACGTATTTGACCGTAACGAAGGAGTTGCTTGCGTTGTCCGACTGGATGGCCAGTGAGGGGGTAACCCATGTGGCGATGGAGTCCACCGGGGTATATTGGAAACCTATCTGGAATATCTTGGAAGGGGGATTTACTGTATTGCTGGTGAATGCAAGACACATCAAGCAGGTTCCTGGACGGAAAACAGACATGAAGGACTGCGAATGGATTGCGCAATTGCTTCAACACGGACTCTTGAATCCGAGTTTTGTGTCTTCCACGCCTATCCGGGAATTGCGTGATTTGACACGGCATCGGGCCAAAGTAATTGGAGAACGGGCTGCCGTAGCGAATCGGATCCAAAAGACGCTGGAAGATGCCAATATTAAATTGGCATCGGTTGCGACTGACGTTATGGGGGTATCTGGCCGCACGATGTTGAAAGCGATAATATCCGGCCAGGAAGACCCGAAGGTATTGGCCAATCTTGCTCAGAGACGTTTGCGGGAAAAGATACCCCAACTGAAGCTTGCCCTCGAAGGGCGGGTGACCGGGCATCACCGGTTTATGTTGGAAACGTTGCTTGACCAGTGGGAATACCTTGAATCTCTGGTCAAACGATTGGATGATAGAATAGAGGAAGTCATGCGCCCTTTTGAGGAATCGGTGGAGTTGTTGAAGGGCATCCCCGGTGTTGAACAACGTACCGCCGAGAATCTTATAGCCGAAATTGGCAACAATATGGCTCAGTTCCCTTCCGCTGAGCATTTGGCATCGTGGGCAGGGATGTGTCCTGGCAACAATGAAAGCGCTGGCAAAAGGAAAAGTGGCGCTACGCCAAAAGGCAACCGATGGCTTCGCAGAACCCTGAATCAATCCACCTGGGCTGCCAGCCATACCAAAAACACTTATCTCTCCGCCCAGTACCGAAGGCTTGCATCCCGACGCGGGAAGAAACGAGCAATTGTTGCCGTTGGTCATACAATCCTTACTATAGTTTATCATATGCTGAAACACAGAGTATCATACCATGAGTTAGGAAACAATTACTTCGACCATCTCAATTCTGAAAACTTGAAACGTTACCTTGTTAAACGTCTTGAAAAACTAGGACATAAAGTTACTTTAGAGCCTTTAAAAGAAGTCGCCTAA